A region of Desulfuromonas thiophila DNA encodes the following proteins:
- a CDS encoding methyl-accepting chemotaxis protein: protein MRFKDLKIANKVYFLFALAVPVMCVVFGGLYWKTSENLLRERSDKIRSQVETASSMVEHFVARAASGELTDAQARQQAIAAVKALRYGSNDYFWINDAGPRMIMHPFKPDLDGKDLSGFADPDGVKLFVEMVNVTRSGSGDFVHYRWAKPGHDQPVEKVSYVKRVAAWDWIIGSGLYIDDVRKETHTMLYGAIGIVGFTILISTLIVIWFARGLSGPIAQVVEMLQELAKGHTSCRLNLDRKDEIGVMARSLDAFADSLEHEVVDALQKLAQGDLTFDIHPSDEADQIRGALHTMEQDLNKMMCEIQLAGEQISAGATQVSDASQSLSQGATESASSLQQIAASMSELANRTDHNADNARQAASLSGEASEAANRGNGSMEQMVRAMAEINAAGQNISKIIKVIDEIAFQTNLLALNAAVEAARAGQHGKGFAVVAEEVRNLAARSAKAARETAELIEGSVQKAENGAQIAEQTAEALGEIVNRVTKVSDLIAEISAASSEQAHGIAQINVGIGQIDDVTQQNTANAEQGAASAEQLASQAAQLLALLHRFKLKQDCHKRRGQSPAAGARRPQAPARIGW, encoded by the coding sequence ATGCGATTTAAGGATCTGAAAATTGCAAACAAGGTTTATTTTCTCTTTGCACTGGCGGTTCCCGTCATGTGTGTGGTGTTCGGCGGGCTCTACTGGAAAACCAGCGAAAATCTGCTGCGCGAGCGCAGCGATAAAATCCGTTCACAGGTGGAAACCGCCAGCAGCATGGTGGAGCACTTTGTCGCCCGGGCCGCCAGTGGTGAGTTGACCGATGCGCAGGCTCGCCAGCAGGCCATTGCGGCGGTCAAGGCGTTGCGTTACGGCAGCAACGATTATTTCTGGATCAACGATGCCGGGCCACGCATGATCATGCATCCGTTCAAGCCCGATCTCGATGGCAAGGATCTCAGCGGCTTCGCTGATCCGGATGGTGTCAAGCTGTTTGTCGAAATGGTCAACGTCACCCGCAGTGGCAGCGGTGATTTTGTCCATTACCGCTGGGCCAAGCCGGGCCATGACCAGCCGGTGGAGAAGGTTTCCTACGTCAAGCGCGTTGCCGCCTGGGACTGGATCATCGGCAGCGGCCTGTATATTGATGACGTTCGCAAGGAAACCCATACCATGCTGTATGGTGCCATTGGCATCGTCGGGTTCACCATTCTGATCTCAACCTTGATTGTGATCTGGTTTGCCCGTGGATTGTCCGGCCCCATTGCCCAGGTGGTGGAGATGTTGCAGGAGTTGGCCAAGGGCCATACCAGTTGCCGCCTTAATCTGGATCGCAAGGACGAGATCGGCGTGATGGCGCGGTCGCTGGATGCCTTTGCCGACAGTCTGGAACACGAGGTGGTCGATGCCCTGCAGAAGCTGGCGCAGGGCGATCTGACCTTCGATATTCATCCCAGTGACGAGGCCGACCAGATTCGCGGCGCCCTGCACACCATGGAGCAGGATCTCAACAAGATGATGTGCGAGATTCAGCTGGCCGGTGAACAGATCTCCGCTGGCGCCACCCAGGTGTCCGATGCCAGCCAGTCCCTGTCGCAGGGGGCAACGGAATCGGCCAGTTCGCTGCAGCAGATTGCCGCCTCCATGAGTGAGCTGGCCAATCGTACGGATCACAACGCCGATAACGCCCGGCAGGCGGCCAGCCTGTCCGGTGAAGCCAGCGAGGCGGCCAACCGTGGCAACGGCTCGATGGAGCAGATGGTCAGGGCCATGGCGGAAATCAATGCCGCCGGCCAGAATATCTCCAAGATCATCAAGGTCATCGACGAGATCGCCTTCCAGACCAACCTGCTGGCTCTTAATGCCGCTGTCGAGGCCGCTCGCGCCGGCCAGCACGGTAAGGGTTTCGCCGTGGTGGCTGAAGAGGTGCGCAATCTGGCGGCACGCAGCGCGAAGGCGGCCCGGGAAACGGCCGAGCTCATCGAGGGCTCGGTGCAGAAGGCCGAGAACGGTGCCCAGATCGCCGAACAGACGGCCGAAGCCCTGGGTGAAATTGTTAACCGTGTTACCAAGGTTTCCGATCTGATAGCCGAGATCTCCGCCGCCAGCAGTGAACAGGCCCACGGGATCGCCCAGATCAATGTCGGCATCGGTCAGATCGACGATGTTACGCAGCAGAATACTGCCAATGCCGAGCAGGGCGCGGCCTCGGCTGAGCAGCTGGCCTCCCAGGCCGCTCAGCTGCTGGCGCTGTTGCATCGTTTCAAGCTTAAGCAGGATTGCCACAAACGGCGCGGCCAGTCACCGGCTGCCGGTGCGCGTCGGCCGCAGGCGCCGGCCCGGATCGGCTGGTAG
- a CDS encoding putative bifunctional diguanylate cyclase/phosphodiesterase, giving the protein MEHGRLARRLWRRLQHRPPTRQDAAGLRNILNSIGNGVIATDLQQRVIGLNPGAEQLTGFSPQEAIGAVLRQIFPLRHALSGQRLELPLAQVVRDGAALALEEHCQLQDRQGRLRAVAGTLAPLRDADGVPCGLVLSFHDISDDYRLRQQLRQSEQRFKEVVNSLNDNLILLDPELRVQLMNAAALNSYAVDPEHYRGRKCHELFWDCPDICANCPSLRVLQTGQPEGALRQLPDGRVLDRTIYPVRDALGRICGTAVVASDITKRHRAEQALEHQAYHDQLTGLPNRRLYLDRLEQALMRARRHRQMLAVVMLDLNRFKDINDSLGHGAGDALLVLVADRLRRQLRAEDTVARLGGDEFLVLLEDFACLDDLLAVLDKVRLTFAAPFVVEGHALHLSASIGVATWPEAGDSCEELIKNADLAMYRSKRDGGQQHCFYNEEMARLALSRIRLEADLRRGLNQDELTVYFQPKVDLVTGALVSLEALARWCHPRKGMIAPAEFIPVAEACHLIAELGEQVLRKACHQVQRWRLEGIYCGRVAVNVAAAQLRHNRLCASVAAALQESGLPPGCLCLEITETSLMQIDHQVLQELQTLRGWGVTLAIDDFGTGYSSLAYLKRLPITTLKLDKSFVDDLPSDDNSVAITRAVIGMARALGLRVVAEGVENAAQRDFLLEAGATQAQGYLWARPAPRPDFAAFAIHCRC; this is encoded by the coding sequence ATGGAGCACGGACGCCTTGCGCGCCGGTTGTGGCGGCGCCTGCAACATCGACCGCCGACCCGGCAGGATGCTGCCGGGCTGCGCAATATCCTCAATTCCATCGGCAACGGCGTAATCGCCACGGATTTGCAGCAGCGGGTCATCGGGCTGAATCCTGGCGCCGAGCAGCTGACCGGTTTTTCTCCCCAAGAGGCCATCGGCGCGGTGCTGCGGCAGATTTTCCCCCTGCGTCACGCTCTGAGTGGCCAGCGGTTGGAACTGCCGCTGGCACAGGTGGTGCGGGACGGTGCAGCCCTGGCATTGGAGGAACACTGTCAGTTGCAGGATCGCCAGGGTCGGTTGCGGGCCGTGGCGGGCACGCTGGCGCCGCTGCGCGATGCCGATGGTGTCCCCTGCGGGCTGGTACTGAGTTTTCATGACATCAGTGACGATTACCGCCTGCGCCAGCAGCTGCGCCAGAGTGAGCAGCGTTTCAAGGAGGTGGTCAACAGCCTCAACGACAACCTGATTCTGCTTGATCCCGAGCTCCGGGTGCAGTTGATGAACGCTGCAGCTCTGAACAGCTATGCCGTTGATCCCGAGCACTACCGGGGCCGCAAGTGCCATGAGCTGTTCTGGGACTGCCCCGATATCTGCGCCAACTGCCCGTCGCTGCGGGTGTTGCAAACGGGCCAGCCTGAGGGTGCCTTGCGCCAGTTGCCCGATGGCCGGGTGCTCGACCGAACCATCTACCCGGTGCGCGATGCCCTCGGGCGTATCTGTGGCACCGCCGTGGTGGCTTCCGACATTACCAAGCGTCACCGTGCCGAACAGGCCTTGGAGCACCAGGCTTATCACGATCAACTGACCGGCTTGCCCAACCGCCGTCTTTATCTCGACCGCCTTGAACAGGCGCTGATGCGGGCCCGTCGCCACCGCCAGATGCTGGCGGTGGTCATGCTGGATCTCAATCGTTTCAAGGATATTAACGACAGCCTTGGCCATGGCGCCGGCGATGCCCTGCTGGTGCTGGTGGCGGACCGGTTACGGCGTCAGCTGCGGGCCGAGGATACGGTGGCGCGCCTGGGCGGTGACGAATTTCTGGTGCTGCTGGAGGATTTTGCCTGTCTCGACGATCTGCTGGCTGTGCTCGACAAGGTGCGGCTGACCTTTGCTGCGCCCTTTGTTGTCGAGGGTCATGCCTTGCATCTGAGTGCCAGCATCGGGGTGGCGACTTGGCCGGAAGCCGGCGACAGTTGCGAGGAATTGATCAAGAATGCCGATCTGGCCATGTATCGCAGCAAGCGCGACGGCGGCCAGCAGCATTGCTTTTACAATGAGGAAATGGCCCGCCTGGCCCTGAGCCGCATTCGCTTGGAGGCCGACCTGCGCCGTGGGCTCAATCAGGACGAACTGACCGTTTATTTTCAGCCCAAGGTCGATCTGGTCACTGGCGCGCTGGTGTCTCTCGAAGCCCTGGCGCGCTGGTGCCATCCGCGCAAGGGGATGATCGCGCCGGCAGAATTCATTCCCGTGGCCGAGGCCTGCCATCTGATTGCCGAACTGGGTGAGCAGGTGTTGCGCAAGGCCTGTCACCAGGTGCAGCGTTGGCGCCTTGAAGGAATTTACTGCGGTCGGGTGGCGGTCAACGTGGCTGCCGCCCAGCTGCGTCATAACCGGTTGTGCGCCAGCGTCGCCGCAGCTCTGCAGGAAAGTGGCCTGCCACCAGGCTGCCTGTGTCTGGAAATTACCGAAACCTCCCTGATGCAGATCGACCATCAGGTGCTGCAAGAGTTGCAGACCCTGCGCGGTTGGGGTGTGACCCTGGCCATTGACGATTTCGGTACCGGTTATTCCTCCCTGGCCTATCTCAAGCGGCTGCCCATCACCACCCTGAAGCTGGACAAAAGCTTTGTCGATGATCTGCCAAGCGATGATAACAGCGTTGCCATTACCCGCGCGGTGATTGGCATGGCCCGGGCGCTGGGACTGCGGGTCGTGGCTGAAGGCGTGGAGAACGCGGCCCAGCGTGATTTTCTGCTCGAAGCCGGTGCCACCCAGGCACAGGGCTACCTGTGGGCGCGGCCGGCGCCGCGGCCGGATTTTGCCGCCTTCGCCATTCACTGTCGCTGCTGA
- a CDS encoding multiheme c-type cytochrome, with protein MKRGSAVLAVLLWSTLALAASASAQSQGRISDATQECINCHSLITPGIVADWQKSRHAQVTPAEGLAKPAQQRRISVAKVAPELADIVIGCAECHGMNSAAHPQDSFEHNGFTIHSVVSPPDCATCHPTETTDFADNLMAQAYANLMNNPVYAMMVNNTNGLAEFTDSGFHHLPADDTSNADSCLACHGTDVKVTGTVTRDTAMGEMTFPVLSNWPNAGVGRLNPDGSTGACSSCHTRHQFSIEMARKPYTCAECHKGPDVPAYKVYEVSVHGNIQKSMDKSWNYSAVPWTVGKDFTAPTCAACHASELVDENGETLAKRSHRMNDRLPWRIFGLPYAHPHPIKADTTAIVNKGGLNLPTELTGEPVSAFLISNEEMAERQRRMERVCAGCHSQQWIDGHFDRLDRSIETSNSMTLQATKILSSAWQEGLAQGLPQGANPFDEAIEMKWIEQWLFFGNSVRFATAMGGVDYGVFADGRWTQAKNLQEMADYLKFLRASQPQAEQKK; from the coding sequence ATGAAACGAGGATCTGCTGTTCTGGCCGTTCTGCTGTGGAGCACACTGGCGTTGGCTGCCAGTGCCAGCGCCCAATCCCAGGGGCGTATCAGTGACGCCACCCAGGAATGTATCAACTGCCACAGCCTGATCACGCCGGGCATCGTAGCCGACTGGCAAAAAAGCCGTCATGCCCAGGTGACGCCGGCCGAGGGCCTGGCCAAACCAGCCCAGCAACGACGCATCTCGGTCGCCAAGGTGGCGCCGGAACTCGCTGATATTGTAATCGGCTGTGCCGAGTGCCACGGCATGAACAGTGCCGCCCATCCGCAGGACAGCTTCGAGCATAACGGTTTTACCATCCACAGCGTGGTATCGCCGCCCGACTGTGCCACCTGTCATCCCACCGAAACAACCGACTTTGCTGACAACCTGATGGCGCAAGCCTACGCCAACCTCATGAACAACCCGGTGTACGCCATGATGGTTAACAATACCAACGGGTTGGCCGAGTTCACCGACAGCGGTTTTCATCATCTGCCGGCCGATGATACCAGCAACGCCGACTCCTGCCTGGCCTGTCATGGGACCGATGTGAAGGTCACCGGCACGGTAACACGCGACACCGCCATGGGGGAAATGACCTTCCCGGTTCTGAGCAACTGGCCCAACGCCGGTGTCGGCCGGCTCAACCCCGATGGCAGCACCGGCGCCTGCTCCTCGTGCCATACCCGCCACCAGTTCTCTATTGAAATGGCGCGTAAACCCTACACCTGTGCCGAATGTCACAAAGGGCCGGATGTGCCGGCCTACAAGGTGTACGAGGTCAGTGTGCACGGCAACATTCAGAAGTCGATGGACAAATCCTGGAATTACAGCGCCGTGCCCTGGACCGTCGGCAAAGACTTCACCGCCCCGACCTGTGCCGCCTGCCACGCCAGCGAACTGGTCGATGAAAACGGTGAAACCCTGGCCAAACGTTCGCACCGCATGAATGACCGGCTGCCCTGGCGGATCTTCGGTCTGCCCTATGCCCACCCGCATCCGATCAAGGCCGACACCACCGCCATCGTCAACAAGGGTGGCCTGAACCTGCCGACGGAACTGACCGGCGAACCGGTCAGCGCCTTCCTGATCAGCAACGAGGAAATGGCCGAACGCCAGCGGCGCATGGAGCGGGTCTGCGCCGGCTGCCACAGCCAACAGTGGATCGATGGCCACTTCGACCGTCTCGACCGGTCCATCGAAACCAGCAACAGCATGACCCTGCAGGCCACCAAGATCCTCAGCAGCGCCTGGCAGGAAGGCCTGGCCCAGGGGCTGCCGCAGGGGGCCAATCCTTTTGACGAGGCCATCGAGATGAAGTGGATTGAGCAGTGGCTGTTCTTTGGCAACTCGGTGCGCTTTGCAACCGCCATGGGCGGTGTCGATTACGGCGTTTTCGCCGACGGTCGCTGGACTCAGGCCAAGAACCTGCAGGAAATGGCCGATTACCTGAAGTTCCTGCGCGCCAGCCAGCCGCAGGCTGAGCAGAAGAAATAA
- a CDS encoding response regulator transcription factor gives MPDLSVIIAEDNPKDFEFLEQLLLSSDMARFQIERAADGQTALELALKSRQPLVISDIQMPELNGIDFARALWDEKPQARIVFWSQFKDEMYVRALLKIVPPETVYGYILKSNTRERIAAAITTVLLDEQCWIDPEVRKVQGRTGHSQTALSDIEFEALIDISLGLTDNLIAQRRYLSRRGVQSRLNSLYNKLCIDQEQFSAEKVGEGFNPRNRAVAVALQRGLINAFELEHEEKELQQWLSQFKKRHKIDSGD, from the coding sequence ATGCCCGATTTGTCCGTCATCATTGCCGAAGACAATCCGAAGGATTTCGAGTTTCTCGAACAGCTGCTGCTCAGCTCCGACATGGCGCGTTTCCAGATTGAGCGCGCCGCCGATGGTCAGACAGCACTGGAACTGGCGCTCAAAAGTCGCCAGCCGCTGGTGATCAGCGATATCCAGATGCCCGAACTCAACGGCATCGACTTCGCCCGTGCCCTGTGGGACGAAAAACCCCAGGCCCGCATCGTTTTCTGGAGCCAGTTCAAGGACGAGATGTATGTGCGCGCCCTTCTGAAGATCGTGCCGCCGGAAACCGTTTACGGCTACATCCTCAAATCCAACACGCGCGAGCGCATCGCCGCCGCCATCACCACCGTGCTGCTGGATGAACAGTGCTGGATCGATCCGGAGGTGCGCAAGGTACAGGGTCGTACCGGCCACAGTCAAACCGCCCTGTCGGACATTGAGTTCGAGGCCCTCATCGACATCTCCCTCGGCCTGACCGACAACCTCATTGCCCAGCGCCGCTACCTGTCACGCCGTGGCGTGCAGAGCCGGCTCAACTCGCTGTACAACAAACTCTGTATCGACCAGGAACAGTTCAGCGCCGAAAAGGTGGGCGAAGGCTTCAACCCGCGCAACCGCGCCGTTGCCGTTGCGCTGCAGCGTGGCCTGATCAATGCCTTCGAGCTGGAACACGAGGAAAAAGAATTGCAGCAGTGGCTGAGCCAATTCAAGAAGCGCCACAAGATCGACAGTGGCGACTGA
- a CDS encoding ATP-binding protein, with product MRIKLKHQILLAPAAVLLLMGLLLLFLQYTYWDLSVKRRQASDLGKVFIALAEADLAAKRIQTLSLALRRNFVLNAPRLEEMDVLYGHLSSAIERTLESLEVSAEDASLLRRSVQNLDPEKGIDTERFIAALEELRPQLITLIENARSQRGKLKSLQTRNMDELVARTTLVSLVVMSTAIMLGILLSLFFSRRILRRIQLISSGASNLVEGRPTLTRTPETISDELDDLTVSLHKMAEKHIRVVGAEKLLQGAEDERRRIARDLHDQTLSDLSAILREVQELKREGCNERAERLERNLQNTINNLREVMNDLHPQTLDVLGLTAALQSHLESHQHHGEVEAHFYASQAAERLKLPKNQQLQLYRIAVEVVHNVYKHAAASRLELSLDCTDGQLILAVEDNGRGFTPDSERRGRGLYNIEERARVIGALYSFKPSRFSSGTRFELHLPLTATTPVA from the coding sequence ATGCGAATAAAACTCAAACACCAGATTCTGCTGGCGCCGGCAGCGGTTCTGCTCCTGATGGGGCTGCTGTTGTTATTCCTGCAGTACACCTACTGGGATCTGTCAGTCAAACGGCGTCAGGCCAGCGATCTGGGCAAGGTCTTCATCGCCTTGGCAGAAGCGGATCTGGCGGCCAAGCGCATCCAGACCCTGTCGTTGGCGCTGCGCCGCAACTTCGTACTCAACGCGCCACGCCTAGAGGAGATGGACGTGCTTTATGGCCATCTGTCCAGCGCCATCGAACGCACCCTGGAGAGCCTGGAGGTTTCGGCGGAAGACGCCTCCCTGTTGCGCCGTTCAGTGCAGAATCTCGATCCGGAAAAGGGCATCGACACCGAACGCTTCATCGCTGCGCTGGAGGAGTTGCGACCTCAGCTGATCACCCTGATCGAAAACGCCCGCAGCCAACGCGGCAAGCTCAAAAGCCTGCAAACCCGCAACATGGATGAGCTGGTGGCGCGCACCACCCTGGTGTCACTGGTGGTCATGAGCACCGCCATCATGCTGGGCATTCTGCTGTCGCTGTTCTTCTCACGCCGCATCCTGCGCCGCATCCAGCTGATTTCCAGCGGGGCCAGCAACCTGGTGGAAGGCAGGCCGACCCTGACCCGCACGCCGGAAACCATCAGCGACGAACTCGACGATTTAACCGTGTCACTGCACAAGATGGCGGAAAAACACATCCGCGTGGTGGGGGCCGAAAAGCTACTGCAGGGCGCCGAGGACGAGCGCCGCCGCATCGCCCGCGATCTGCACGATCAGACCCTGTCGGATCTGTCCGCCATTCTGCGCGAGGTGCAGGAACTCAAGCGCGAAGGCTGCAACGAGCGCGCCGAGCGCCTTGAGCGCAATCTGCAGAATACCATCAACAATCTGCGCGAGGTCATGAACGATCTGCACCCGCAGACCCTCGACGTGCTGGGCTTGACTGCGGCGCTGCAGTCACACCTGGAAAGCCATCAGCATCATGGCGAGGTCGAGGCGCACTTTTACGCCTCGCAGGCGGCCGAGCGCCTGAAACTGCCGAAAAACCAGCAACTGCAGCTCTACCGCATCGCTGTCGAGGTGGTACACAATGTTTATAAACATGCCGCCGCCAGCCGGCTGGAACTGAGCCTCGACTGTACCGACGGTCAACTGATCCTGGCGGTGGAGGACAATGGTCGCGGTTTCACGCCGGACAGCGAGCGACGCGGCCGCGGCCTGTACAATATCGAAGAACGGGCGCGAGTGATCGGTGCCCTCTACAGCTTCAAACCGTCGCGCTTCTCCAGTGGCACCCGCTTTGAACTCCATTTGCCGCTGACGGCCACCACGCCTGTCGCCTGA
- a CDS encoding DegQ family serine endoprotease, which yields MKTLARLLLLCLLPSLSLAAAPDFVALTEKLKPAVVNISTTKEVPPLQNRLRGFGSPHGDLFDNFFEHFFRGQPLPGQKKKSLGSGFIISTDGYILTNAHVVDRAEEIKVQLDGHKTFDATVKGVDSKLDLALLKIETSETLPTVTLGNSDELKIGEWVMAIGNPFGLEQTVTVGIVSAKGRVIGAGPYDNFIQTDASINPGNSGGPLFNTQGEVIGINTAIVAGGQGIGFAIPINAAKAIVPQLKETGHVTRGWLGVTIQQVSDELATSFGLEQAQGALVSSVAKNSPADKAGLQRGDIILEFNNQTIDSMNDLPRLVAAVPVGDKAELTLFRKGKKKTVSVKVGALEEDGTQPTQQLSGHPLGLHTSPLTEELRQHYDLQTSQGVLVTAVDPAGPAARAGLQPGDVIIEYNGIEIRSNADLEQAARSARDQLHRLLIQRGQGLFFVALRLTP from the coding sequence ATGAAAACTCTGGCCCGCCTGCTTCTGCTGTGCCTGCTGCCTTCTTTGTCCCTGGCAGCGGCACCGGATTTCGTTGCCCTGACCGAGAAGCTCAAACCCGCCGTGGTCAACATCAGCACCACCAAGGAGGTTCCGCCCCTGCAGAACCGGCTGCGCGGCTTTGGCAGCCCGCATGGCGATCTGTTCGACAATTTCTTTGAGCATTTCTTCCGCGGCCAGCCTCTGCCGGGCCAGAAGAAAAAATCCCTCGGCTCCGGCTTCATTATTTCAACCGATGGCTACATTCTTACCAATGCCCATGTGGTCGACCGGGCCGAGGAAATCAAGGTTCAGCTTGACGGCCACAAAACCTTCGACGCCACAGTCAAGGGTGTCGACAGCAAACTCGATCTGGCCCTGCTCAAGATCGAGACCAGCGAAACCTTGCCAACGGTGACCCTGGGCAACAGCGACGAACTCAAAATCGGCGAATGGGTCATGGCCATCGGCAACCCCTTCGGTCTGGAGCAGACCGTCACCGTCGGCATCGTTTCGGCCAAGGGCCGGGTTATCGGCGCCGGCCCCTACGACAACTTCATCCAGACCGATGCCTCCATCAATCCCGGCAACTCCGGCGGACCACTGTTCAACACCCAGGGTGAGGTCATCGGCATCAACACCGCCATCGTCGCCGGCGGCCAGGGTATCGGCTTTGCCATTCCCATCAACGCGGCCAAAGCCATTGTGCCCCAGCTTAAGGAAACCGGCCATGTCACCCGGGGCTGGCTTGGCGTCACCATTCAGCAGGTTTCTGACGAACTGGCCACCAGCTTCGGCCTGGAACAGGCCCAGGGCGCCCTGGTCTCTTCGGTCGCCAAGAATTCTCCGGCAGACAAAGCCGGTCTGCAGCGTGGCGATATCATTCTGGAGTTCAATAATCAAACCATTGACAGCATGAATGATCTGCCCCGCTTGGTGGCGGCGGTGCCGGTGGGTGACAAGGCTGAACTGACCCTGTTCCGCAAAGGGAAAAAGAAAACCGTGTCAGTCAAGGTTGGCGCGCTGGAAGAGGACGGAACACAACCAACGCAACAACTCAGCGGGCATCCGCTGGGGCTGCACACCAGTCCCTTGACGGAGGAACTGCGCCAGCATTACGACCTGCAAACCAGCCAGGGAGTTCTGGTCACCGCCGTCGATCCGGCGGGGCCGGCAGCCCGGGCCGGCCTGCAGCCGGGCGATGTCATCATCGAGTATAACGGCATCGAAATCCGCTCCAATGCCGATCTGGAACAGGCGGCGCGCTCGGCGCGTGACCAACTGCATCGCCTGCTGATCCAGCGCGGCCAGGGCCTGTTTTTTGTCGCCCTGCGCCTGACACCCTGA
- a CDS encoding sensor histidine kinase → MSRSATLALGSWLLLALLAALLAGAALFSGPAAALSPSARWLVLLLATALLGSALWALLHQLRALLATFEQLRRHCGRLNLASLDQRLQLNHRASEVQSLAAEYNATLERLDQAVRRLRQFSGDASHELRTPLTILRGETEVALRWAKTPEEFRDALQSNMEEIDRMGRIIEDLLTLAKSESGQRPLAISELSLSDLLQELYLQGRKIAEDKQIQVSLHHHTPEEIRIRADGLRLRQLFLNLVSNALRYTPAGGHVDIAVTRHNERVVIAIRDTGIGIAAEHLPHIFERFYRTDEARNRSEGGTGLGLAIVKWIVEAHQGTIEVESQPGQGSTFRVTLPIAGPADNGSTA, encoded by the coding sequence ATGAGCCGCAGCGCCACGCTGGCCTTGGGCAGCTGGCTGCTGCTGGCGCTGCTGGCAGCCCTGCTCGCTGGTGCCGCCCTGTTCTCCGGGCCGGCCGCCGCGCTGTCACCAAGCGCGCGCTGGCTGGTTCTGCTGCTGGCTACGGCTTTGTTGGGCAGCGCCCTCTGGGCGCTGCTGCACCAGCTGCGCGCATTGCTGGCCACATTCGAGCAACTGCGTCGTCACTGCGGCCGACTGAATCTGGCCAGCCTCGATCAGCGCCTGCAACTCAACCATCGCGCCAGCGAGGTACAGAGCCTGGCAGCGGAGTACAACGCCACGCTGGAGCGGCTCGACCAGGCCGTCCGCCGCCTGCGCCAGTTCTCCGGCGACGCGTCCCACGAACTGCGCACACCCTTGACCATTCTGCGCGGCGAAACCGAGGTGGCGCTGCGCTGGGCCAAGACACCAGAAGAGTTCCGCGACGCCCTGCAATCGAACATGGAAGAAATCGATCGCATGGGCCGCATCATCGAGGATCTGCTGACGCTGGCCAAAAGCGAATCGGGCCAGCGGCCGCTGGCCATCAGCGAGCTGAGCCTGAGCGACCTGCTGCAGGAACTCTACCTGCAGGGCCGCAAGATTGCCGAGGACAAGCAGATCCAGGTCAGCCTGCACCACCACACGCCTGAAGAAATCCGCATTCGCGCCGACGGTCTGCGCCTGCGCCAGCTGTTTCTCAACCTGGTCAGCAATGCCCTGCGCTACACGCCTGCAGGCGGCCACGTCGATATCGCCGTCACACGCCACAACGAACGGGTCGTCATCGCCATCCGCGATACCGGCATCGGCATCGCCGCCGAACATCTGCCACACATCTTCGAACGTTTCTACCGCACGGACGAAGCCCGCAACCGCAGCGAGGGCGGTACGGGGCTGGGGCTGGCCATCGTCAAATGGATCGTCGAGGCTCACCAGGGAACCATTGAGGTCGAATCGCAGCCGGGCCAGGGCAGTACCTTCCGCGTTACCCTGCCGATCGCCGGTCCCGCCGACAACGGCAGCACTGCCTAA
- a CDS encoding response regulator transcription factor → MKVLVVEDEKKVASFIKRGLEEEGFTVEIANNGEEGLEQAQNNRYDLILMDVMLPKMDGLAVIRELREKEINTPILCLTAKDSVDDIVAGLDSGSDDYLTKPFAFAELLARAKALVRRGVKDRGAEIFFADLRLDPVTHKVWRGEKEIDLTAKEYGLLEYFMRNPNQVLTRTMIAEHVWDYTFDSFTNIIDVYVNYLRKKIDKDFGKKLIHTIRGVGYVLKEE, encoded by the coding sequence ATGAAAGTGCTTGTCGTTGAAGACGAGAAAAAGGTTGCCAGCTTCATCAAGCGCGGGCTGGAAGAGGAAGGCTTCACCGTCGAAATCGCCAACAACGGCGAGGAAGGTCTGGAGCAGGCGCAGAACAACCGCTACGACCTGATCCTGATGGACGTGATGCTGCCCAAAATGGACGGCCTGGCCGTCATCCGCGAGCTGCGCGAAAAGGAGATCAACACACCGATCCTGTGCCTGACGGCCAAGGACAGCGTCGACGACATCGTTGCCGGACTCGACAGCGGCAGCGACGACTATCTGACCAAACCCTTCGCCTTCGCCGAGCTGCTGGCCCGCGCCAAGGCGCTGGTGCGCCGCGGCGTGAAGGATCGCGGCGCCGAGATCTTCTTCGCCGATCTGCGGCTTGATCCGGTTACCCACAAGGTCTGGCGCGGTGAAAAGGAGATCGACCTGACCGCCAAGGAATACGGGCTGCTCGAATACTTCATGCGCAATCCCAACCAGGTGCTTACCCGCACCATGATCGCCGAACATGTCTGGGACTATACCTTCGATTCCTTCACCAACATCATCGATGTGTATGTCAACTATCTGCGCAAAAAGATCGACAAGGATTTCGGCAAGAAACTGATCCACACCATCCGCGGCGTCGGTTATGTGCTGAAGGAGGAATAA